From Candidatus Sulfotelmatobacter sp., the proteins below share one genomic window:
- a CDS encoding carbonic anhydrase has product MRFSGFAMAVASIVVLLSGSAGLASPPSHQPAAPTADQALQELKAGNQRESSGHSTHPHASSTWRFTLVSGQHPHSVVLSCADSRVAPELVFDAGFGDIFDIRVAGNIADDAVIASVEYAVEHLHVPVVVVMGHQKCGAVSAAAEGGTPEGHLGALITPILPAVEKAKTLPGDRVENAVRLNVENVVAQLKASEPVLAAHVKSGDLKIVGAVYSLETGKVSWLP; this is encoded by the coding sequence ATGCGGTTCTCGGGATTCGCGATGGCGGTGGCGTCGATCGTCGTGCTCCTGAGCGGTTCGGCGGGCCTGGCCTCGCCGCCATCTCACCAGCCGGCCGCGCCGACCGCGGATCAGGCGCTCCAGGAGCTGAAGGCGGGGAACCAGCGGGAGTCGTCGGGGCATTCGACTCACCCGCACGCCAGCAGCACCTGGCGCTTCACTCTGGTGTCGGGCCAGCATCCGCATTCGGTGGTGCTCAGCTGCGCGGACTCGCGCGTCGCTCCGGAGCTGGTGTTCGATGCCGGATTCGGCGACATCTTCGACATCCGGGTGGCCGGCAACATCGCGGATGACGCGGTGATCGCGAGCGTCGAATACGCGGTCGAACACCTGCACGTTCCGGTGGTGGTGGTGATGGGCCACCAGAAGTGCGGCGCGGTCTCGGCGGCGGCCGAAGGCGGGACCCCCGAAGGACATCTCGGCGCGCTGATCACGCCGATCCTGCCGGCGGTCGAAAAGGCCAAGACCCTGCCCGGGGACCGAGTCGAGAATGCCGTTCGCCTGAACGTCGAGAATGTGGTCGCACAGCTCAAGGCCAGTGAGCCCGTGCTCGCCGCCCACGTGAAGTCGGGCGATCTGAAGATCGTCGGCGCGGTCTACTCGCTGGAAACGGGGAAGGTGAGCTGGCTGCCCTGA
- the infC gene encoding translation initiation factor IF-3, with translation MNERIRVPQVRVIGDDGEQVGVITTREALAMAQSRGLDLVEVSPTARPPVCRIMDYGKFKYEQNRRARKAKKNQHQMQLKEIKMRPKIEEHDYLFKVNHAREFLEERDKVKVTVTFRGREIAHQELGHKLIQKVIAALGDVATVETPPRSEGRTLLTVLMPKPAKPGASAKPASKEAGAPAAPGNDKPGRSPTS, from the coding sequence GTGAATGAGCGCATCCGCGTTCCCCAGGTCCGAGTGATCGGGGACGACGGCGAGCAGGTCGGAGTGATCACCACTCGCGAAGCCCTGGCGATGGCCCAGTCGCGCGGGCTCGATCTGGTCGAGGTGTCGCCGACGGCGCGGCCCCCGGTCTGCCGCATCATGGATTACGGCAAGTTCAAGTACGAACAGAACCGGCGTGCGCGCAAGGCCAAGAAGAACCAGCACCAGATGCAGCTCAAGGAAATCAAGATGCGGCCCAAGATCGAGGAGCACGACTACCTGTTCAAGGTGAACCACGCGCGCGAGTTCCTTGAGGAGCGCGACAAGGTCAAGGTGACGGTCACGTTTCGCGGGCGCGAGATCGCGCACCAGGAACTGGGCCACAAGTTGATTCAGAAGGTGATCGCGGCCCTGGGCGACGTGGCCACGGTGGAAACGCCGCCGCGTTCCGAAGGTCGCACGCTGCTCACGGTGCTGATGCCGAAGCCGGCCAAGCCGGGCGCCTCGGCCAAGCCCGCGAGCAAGGAAGCCGGCGCCCCGGCGGCGCCGGGAAACGACAAGCCCGGACGTTCCCCGACGTCCTGA
- the rpmI gene encoding 50S ribosomal protein L35 — protein MPKQKTNRAAAKRFKVSGSGKAVRGHSGLRHGMIGKSRRRKRKLVGLVVVAAPDQARVLRMLGKR, from the coding sequence ATGCCCAAGCAGAAAACCAATCGAGCCGCGGCCAAGCGGTTCAAGGTCAGCGGATCCGGCAAGGCGGTCCGCGGTCATTCCGGCCTTCGCCACGGAATGATCGGAAAGTCGCGCCGGCGCAAGCGCAAGCTGGTGGGCCTGGTGGTGGTCGCCGCCCCCGATCAGGCGCGTGTGCTGCGCATGCTCGGCAAGCGCTAG
- the rplT gene encoding 50S ribosomal protein L20 has product MPRSKTVVPARARRRKVLKAAKGNYSGRRKLFKTALQTGQRAGQYAYEHRRTRKRDFRRLWITRINAAARINGLSYSALISGLKRANIEVNRKLLADLAVRDAAAFAKLAEVAKSAVA; this is encoded by the coding sequence ATGCCTCGCTCGAAAACCGTCGTCCCCGCCCGCGCACGCCGGCGCAAGGTCCTCAAAGCCGCCAAGGGCAACTACAGCGGACGTCGCAAGCTGTTCAAGACCGCGCTGCAGACCGGGCAGCGCGCCGGGCAGTACGCTTATGAGCATCGCCGCACCCGCAAGCGGGATTTTCGCCGCCTGTGGATCACCCGCATCAACGCCGCGGCCCGGATCAACGGTCTCTCGTACAGCGCCCTGATCTCGGGCCTCAAGCGCGCCAACATCGAGGTCAATCGGAAGCTGCTGGCGGACCTCGCGGTGCGCGACGCCGCCGCGTTCGCGAAGCTGGCGGAGGTGGCAAAGTCGGCGGTGGCGTGA
- the pheS gene encoding phenylalanine--tRNA ligase subunit alpha — protein sequence MSAQPLDLSGVLDAQHPGADPGPLAVQYQEHAAELDALDPELGRIYRLGAQWFAGAPDSASLQRCHVDLLGRERGAVTLALAELPKLTVEQRKIRGRGLNLLKRWLSEIHDARRLALESAAEAAGARDVTLPGRQPWIGRRHVLARVRDDLLDLFHGLGYSVYLSPEIEYDAYNFTKLNFPPDHPARDAHDTYFVSPEVVLRTHTSPGWIRAMEEAARGERRLPLRLVFPGRVFRAEQVDASHMDQFHQMDGLFVARDVSMADLKSTLNTFARSIYGDHVRTRLIPIYFPFVEPGCQMDVSCVICGGEGRVKENGGTRRCSVCKGSGWLEVLGAGMVHPNVFRGVGLDPEQVTGFAFGMGLERIAMLRHGIPEIRLFLENDVRFLSQF from the coding sequence GTGAGCGCGCAACCGCTCGATCTCTCGGGCGTTCTCGATGCGCAGCATCCGGGCGCGGACCCTGGGCCTCTTGCGGTCCAGTATCAGGAGCATGCCGCCGAGCTCGACGCTCTCGACCCCGAGCTCGGGCGCATTTACAGGCTGGGCGCTCAGTGGTTTGCGGGTGCGCCCGACTCCGCCAGTCTGCAACGCTGCCACGTGGACTTGCTGGGACGCGAACGCGGCGCGGTGACTCTGGCGCTCGCCGAGCTGCCGAAGCTCACCGTCGAGCAGCGCAAGATCCGCGGGCGCGGGCTCAATCTGCTGAAGCGCTGGCTCTCGGAGATCCACGACGCCCGCCGCCTCGCGCTCGAATCCGCCGCCGAGGCGGCCGGCGCGCGAGACGTGACGCTGCCGGGACGCCAGCCCTGGATCGGGCGGCGGCACGTGCTGGCGCGGGTGCGCGACGATCTGCTCGACCTGTTCCACGGGCTCGGCTACAGCGTCTACCTGAGCCCCGAGATCGAGTACGACGCCTACAACTTCACCAAGCTCAACTTCCCGCCCGACCACCCGGCGCGCGACGCACACGACACCTATTTCGTGAGCCCCGAAGTCGTGCTCCGCACCCACACCTCGCCGGGCTGGATCCGCGCCATGGAGGAGGCGGCTCGCGGGGAGCGCCGGCTGCCGCTCCGGCTCGTGTTCCCGGGGCGCGTGTTCCGCGCCGAACAGGTGGACGCGAGCCACATGGACCAGTTCCACCAGATGGACGGCCTGTTCGTGGCGCGTGACGTGAGCATGGCGGATCTCAAGAGCACGCTGAACACCTTCGCGCGCTCGATCTACGGCGATCACGTCCGCACCCGGCTGATCCCGATCTACTTCCCGTTCGTCGAGCCCGGCTGCCAGATGGACGTGTCGTGCGTGATCTGCGGGGGCGAGGGCCGCGTGAAGGAGAACGGCGGCACGCGGCGCTGCAGCGTCTGCAAGGGCTCGGGCTGGCTCGAGGTGCTGGGCGCCGGCATGGTGCACCCGAACGTGTTTCGCGGCGTGGGGCTCGATCCCGAGCAGGTCACGGGCTTCGCTTTCGGCATGGGCCTCGAGCGCATCGCGATGCTGCGTCATGGCATTCCCGAGATTCGGCTGTTCCTCGAGAACGACGTCCGCTTCCTCAGCCAATTCTAG
- a CDS encoding DUF885 domain-containing protein, whose protein sequence is MKRFLIGLFSLLIVASAVFVVPTVWFQPWSINHFYARVFITYALRHPELITQLGVLNGVPFGNWRDRLDDYSPAGEDADLKLAEDNLARLHRYDRRKMKPDDQLSYDVMDWFLTDAVKTARFRAYSYPLNQMFGFQSELPDFMLNLQPLKTPRDAESYVRRVAAFGPAVTQTVQRVELREKKGILPPRFVLLEVQDQMEKFIDSPPERNLLYTHFATGTDSIRGLDPAKRDQLRAKLEQEIAEVVVPSYQKMITLVKGQEQRATDDDGVWKLPDGDAFYDAALHRFTTSDMPADTIHALGLREVARLQGQMLPLMNQVRLKGGSFAARLLDMNRNSRFGFPAGDSGRAEILAGYREILADASKRCDSLFDARPKSPLEVKRVPAFKEATAPGAYYSAGALDGSRPGVFYANLRNPAETRRPDMRTLAYHEGIPGHHFQISIAQELKDEPFFRKVLPFTAYAEGWALYAEHLALEKGFHHDAYDSLGAMRAELFRAVRLVVDTGIHRDRWTRQRAIDYMLANTGMDTAEVVTEIERYIVMPGQACAYKVGQLEILQLRERAMNRLGDRFDIKKFHDVVLTHGSLPLTLLDRVVNDWIDRELAASGAARRG, encoded by the coding sequence ATGAAGCGCTTCCTGATCGGGCTGTTCTCGCTTCTGATCGTCGCCAGTGCCGTGTTCGTGGTACCCACGGTGTGGTTCCAGCCGTGGTCGATCAATCACTTCTACGCGCGTGTCTTCATCACCTACGCGCTGCGGCATCCGGAGCTGATCACGCAGCTCGGCGTGCTCAACGGCGTCCCGTTCGGCAACTGGCGCGACCGGCTCGATGACTACTCGCCGGCCGGGGAGGACGCCGATCTCAAACTCGCCGAGGACAATCTCGCGCGGCTGCATCGCTACGATCGCAGGAAGATGAAGCCGGACGATCAGCTCTCCTACGACGTCATGGACTGGTTCCTGACCGACGCGGTGAAGACCGCGCGCTTCCGGGCCTACAGCTACCCGCTCAACCAGATGTTCGGCTTCCAGAGCGAGCTGCCCGACTTCATGCTCAACCTCCAGCCGCTCAAGACCCCGCGCGACGCCGAGTCCTACGTGCGCCGGGTGGCGGCGTTCGGCCCGGCGGTGACGCAGACCGTTCAGAGGGTCGAGCTGCGCGAGAAGAAGGGGATTCTGCCGCCGCGCTTCGTGCTGCTCGAGGTACAGGACCAGATGGAGAAGTTCATCGACAGCCCGCCCGAGCGGAACCTGCTCTACACGCATTTCGCGACCGGCACCGACTCGATTCGCGGCCTCGATCCTGCGAAGCGCGACCAGTTGCGCGCGAAGCTCGAGCAGGAGATCGCCGAGGTGGTGGTGCCGTCCTACCAGAAGATGATCACGCTGGTGAAGGGTCAGGAGCAGCGCGCCACCGACGACGACGGGGTGTGGAAGCTGCCCGACGGCGATGCCTTTTACGACGCCGCGCTCCATCGCTTCACCACCTCCGACATGCCCGCCGATACGATCCATGCGCTGGGCCTGAGGGAAGTGGCGCGCCTGCAGGGCCAGATGCTGCCGCTGATGAATCAGGTGCGCCTGAAGGGCGGAAGCTTCGCCGCGCGCCTGCTCGACATGAACCGGAATTCGCGCTTCGGCTTCCCGGCCGGGGACTCCGGGCGCGCCGAGATCCTGGCGGGCTATCGCGAGATCCTCGCCGACGCCAGCAAGCGCTGCGACTCGCTGTTCGACGCGCGTCCGAAATCGCCACTCGAGGTGAAGCGGGTGCCGGCCTTCAAGGAAGCGACCGCACCGGGGGCGTACTACAGCGCGGGCGCGCTGGATGGCTCGCGACCCGGCGTGTTCTACGCCAACCTGCGCAATCCCGCCGAGACTCGGAGGCCCGACATGCGGACCCTCGCCTATCACGAGGGTATTCCCGGGCATCACTTCCAGATCTCGATCGCTCAGGAGCTGAAGGACGAGCCCTTCTTCCGCAAGGTGCTCCCGTTCACCGCCTACGCGGAGGGCTGGGCGCTGTACGCCGAGCACCTGGCGCTCGAGAAAGGCTTCCACCACGACGCCTACGATTCGCTGGGCGCCATGCGCGCCGAGCTGTTCCGTGCCGTGCGGCTGGTGGTGGACACCGGCATCCACCGCGACCGCTGGACTCGGCAGCGGGCGATCGACTACATGCTCGCCAACACCGGCATGGACACGGCGGAGGTGGTGACCGAGATCGAGCGCTACATCGTGATGCCGGGGCAGGCCTGCGCCTACAAGGTCGGCCAGCTCGAAATCCTCCAGCTCCGCGAGCGCGCCATGAATCGGCTGGGCGACCGCTTCGACATCAAGAAGTTCCACGACGTGGTGCTGACCCACGGTTCGCTGCCGCTCACGCTGCTCGACCGAGTGGTCAACGACTGGATCGACCGCGAGCTGGCCGCCTCCGGCGCGGCACGCCGGGGTTGA
- the pheT gene encoding phenylalanine--tRNA ligase subunit beta has protein sequence MKLSYAWLRDWVELDATPEQVADALTRRGFYVEGVERRGGEFPGVVVARVLEVQKHPNADRLSLCRVDSGAGEKRVVCGAPNVHAGMIAPLATIGAQLPDGVVIKASKIRGEESQGMLCSARELQLSEDHSGILDLRTFTQDPALLTPGRPVAELLGPPDSVLEVEIPFNRPDGMGVVGLAREVKAALGGRWTPAAQSRFAARWQGRADFDLDLEDREGCPRYIAQVIERVKIGPAPPWLVRRLESVGQRSVNNVVDLTNWILFELGQPVHAFDLDRLKGPQLRVRRARAGERLTTLDGKERALDPEVLLIADREGPVALAGVMGGEATEVTATTTRLLLEVAYFDPRRVRRGARALGIATEASKRFERGADPEMPPIATARFLALLRELDSDVGMGPARERNHTEGKRKTLTLRAPRVARVVGVDIGGAESKRLLETFEFGAEPGDPLRVTVPSWRVDVTQEDDLVEEVARAHGYDRIPDVPLESRGALARRTEMERFIESARAAMLSRGLHEAWCTTLVSEREAVAAALLLGQDPTRLVRLANPMSRESEIVRPNLVPGLLRACAHNLKQGVESVRLFEIGNGALARAGELPEERPLLAAVVIGPRWARAHDASQQPVDFDDARGLWDAWLEEMRVDTPRWRAYAAPGWKPDASAEVASGASSIGWAGTLSQALLRDWDIEVPVHLFVSRLDASAAAVLAAPRLSLPSRFPAVRRDLAFFFPAGAQNDAVQDILRREGGPWLASVELFDVYRKDPTGPISLAYALRFQNPERTLADSEIQDLQDRMVAAVAREMGGQLRTR, from the coding sequence ATGAAGCTCTCGTACGCCTGGCTGCGCGACTGGGTGGAGCTCGACGCCACGCCCGAACAGGTGGCCGACGCCCTGACGCGGCGCGGCTTCTACGTCGAGGGGGTCGAGCGCCGGGGCGGCGAGTTCCCGGGCGTGGTGGTGGCGCGCGTGCTCGAAGTGCAGAAGCATCCCAACGCCGATCGCCTGTCCCTGTGCCGGGTGGATTCCGGCGCGGGGGAGAAGCGCGTGGTGTGCGGCGCCCCCAACGTGCACGCCGGCATGATCGCCCCGCTCGCCACGATCGGCGCGCAGTTGCCGGACGGCGTCGTCATCAAAGCGAGCAAGATCCGCGGCGAGGAGAGCCAGGGGATGCTGTGCTCGGCGCGCGAGCTGCAGCTCTCGGAAGATCACAGCGGGATCCTCGACCTCCGGACCTTCACTCAGGATCCGGCGCTCCTCACGCCCGGCCGGCCGGTGGCCGAGCTGCTCGGGCCTCCCGACTCGGTGCTCGAGGTCGAGATTCCCTTCAATCGCCCGGACGGGATGGGCGTGGTGGGGCTGGCGCGCGAGGTCAAGGCCGCGCTCGGCGGACGCTGGACCCCGGCGGCGCAATCGCGCTTCGCGGCGCGCTGGCAGGGGCGCGCCGACTTCGACCTCGACCTCGAGGATCGCGAAGGGTGCCCGCGCTACATCGCCCAGGTCATCGAGCGTGTGAAGATCGGACCGGCGCCGCCGTGGCTGGTCCGCCGCCTCGAGAGCGTCGGGCAGCGAAGCGTCAACAACGTCGTGGATCTCACCAACTGGATCCTGTTCGAGCTCGGCCAGCCGGTGCATGCGTTCGATCTCGACCGGCTGAAGGGCCCTCAGCTCCGCGTGCGCCGGGCGCGGGCGGGGGAGAGGCTGACCACGCTCGACGGCAAGGAGCGCGCACTCGATCCCGAAGTGCTGCTGATCGCCGATCGCGAAGGCCCGGTGGCTCTGGCCGGCGTGATGGGTGGCGAGGCGACCGAGGTGACCGCGACCACCACCCGGCTGCTGCTCGAGGTCGCCTATTTCGATCCGCGCCGCGTGCGGCGCGGCGCGCGCGCGCTCGGCATCGCGACCGAGGCCTCGAAGCGCTTCGAGCGCGGCGCCGATCCCGAGATGCCACCGATCGCGACCGCGCGATTCCTGGCGCTGCTGCGCGAGCTGGACTCCGACGTGGGGATGGGGCCGGCGCGCGAGCGCAATCACACCGAGGGCAAGCGGAAGACGCTCACCCTGCGCGCGCCGCGCGTCGCGCGCGTGGTCGGCGTCGACATCGGCGGCGCCGAGAGCAAGCGGCTGCTCGAGACCTTCGAATTCGGCGCCGAGCCGGGCGATCCGCTGCGCGTCACCGTTCCATCGTGGCGCGTGGACGTGACGCAGGAAGACGATCTGGTCGAGGAAGTGGCGCGAGCGCACGGCTACGACCGGATCCCCGACGTGCCGCTCGAATCGCGCGGCGCCCTTGCGCGGCGCACCGAAATGGAACGATTCATCGAGTCGGCGCGCGCCGCGATGCTGTCGCGCGGCCTGCACGAGGCGTGGTGCACGACGCTGGTCTCGGAGCGCGAGGCGGTGGCGGCCGCGCTGCTGCTCGGCCAGGATCCGACGCGCCTGGTGCGACTCGCCAATCCCATGAGCCGCGAGAGCGAAATCGTGCGTCCCAATCTGGTGCCCGGCCTGCTGCGCGCGTGCGCGCACAATCTCAAACAGGGCGTCGAGTCGGTGCGACTGTTCGAGATCGGCAACGGCGCGCTGGCGCGAGCGGGCGAGCTTCCCGAGGAGCGCCCGTTGCTGGCGGCGGTGGTGATCGGTCCGCGCTGGGCGCGCGCGCACGACGCCAGTCAGCAGCCGGTGGACTTCGACGACGCACGCGGGCTGTGGGACGCGTGGCTCGAGGAGATGCGCGTTGACACCCCTCGATGGCGCGCCTATGCTGCGCCTGGTTGGAAACCTGATGCCAGCGCTGAGGTTGCGAGCGGCGCTTCGAGCATCGGATGGGCGGGCACGCTGAGCCAGGCACTGCTCCGCGATTGGGACATCGAGGTCCCGGTGCATCTGTTCGTGAGCCGGCTCGATGCCTCGGCGGCTGCGGTCCTCGCCGCGCCCCGGCTGTCCCTGCCGAGCCGGTTTCCGGCGGTGCGACGCGATCTGGCGTTCTTCTTTCCGGCCGGCGCGCAGAACGACGCGGTTCAGGACATCCTGCGTCGGGAAGGCGGGCCGTGGCTGGCATCGGTGGAGTTGTTCGACGTGTATCGAAAGGACCCCACGGGTCCGATCTCGCTGGCTTACGCGCTGCGCTTCCAGAATCCGGAGCGCACACTCGCGGACTCCGAGATCCAGGACCTCCAGGATCGGATGGTGGCGGCCGTCGCCAGGGAGATGGGCGGCCAGTTGAGGACACGATGA
- a CDS encoding cell division protein ZapA → MDPKNLVQVQIFGHSYTIRGEADQEYILGVAAYVDRKMREITEKLPVASLSKVAILASLNIADELFKERAQRETRERTFNDRAARLNAVLDGLLEDSPTP, encoded by the coding sequence ATGGACCCAAAGAACCTGGTGCAGGTCCAGATCTTCGGCCACAGCTACACGATCCGTGGAGAGGCTGATCAGGAGTACATCCTCGGAGTGGCGGCATACGTGGACCGCAAGATGCGCGAGATCACCGAGAAACTGCCGGTGGCCTCGCTGTCCAAGGTGGCCATCCTCGCGTCTCTCAACATCGCCGATGAGCTGTTCAAGGAGCGCGCCCAGCGCGAGACTCGTGAACGAACATTCAACGATCGTGCCGCCCGTTTGAACGCGGTGCTGGACGGCCTGCTCGAGGACAGCCCGACGCCCTGA